The sequence below is a genomic window from Theobroma cacao cultivar B97-61/B2 chromosome 6, Criollo_cocoa_genome_V2, whole genome shotgun sequence.
ctgtTCGTCTCACTATAAAAGGAGACAGTTGCAGCTTCCTCTTTTCATCAATATTATTAGGAATTAATAGTTTTGTGTTAATTATCACCTAAGCTGACATAATTGAGCTGCATTTGCATGCATGCTTCCTTCTTCCAAAATGTTTACGAGGATTGTCTTTGTCTTAACTTGCTGTCTTGCCCTTGCATCTGTCCATAGTACTCCTCTTCAAGATTTTTGTGTTGCAGACCCCAACAGCAAAGGTACTGCGTGTCtgaaatttctttctattcCCCTTgcctcatttttttttataaatttatattaagtACTGATAAATGAAGTGTCTCTTAGAATATCTCTTCCTTTGAACTTTTATAAAAATCGaaccaaaataaattaaagttggATGGTAAAATTAAACTCAGTTAAAATATAATGACAATTTGGTATCCGAACCAAAGTTATTGATTGATAATATCCTTTTCTGCATTTCTGCTTCATGACAGTTGTTGTCAATGGCTTGGCTTGCAAGGATTCAAAGCTGGTTGTAGCCGAGGAATTCCACCTCACAGGGCTGCATTTGACAGGCAACACTTCAAACCCCTTCGGGTTCAAGGCGACCCCAGTTACAGTAGCCCAGCTACCGGGGCTGAACGCCCTGGGAATCTCAATGGTTCGTTTAGACTTTGCACCATGGGGTCTTAACCCTCCCCATACGCACCCAAGGGCTAGTGAAATGTTGACTGTCTTGGAAGGCACCCTGGAAGTGGGGTTCATCACTTCCAACCCTGAGAACCAATTGTTCAAGAAAGTTCTTAACAAGGGTGATGTATTTGTGTTTCCTATGGGCCTTATTCATTTCCAAAGAAATGTTGGATATGGGAATGCCGTTGCGGTTGGAGCCCTTAACAGCGAGAGTCCTGGGGTTATTACCATTGCTAATTCAGTGTTTGGCTCAAATCCAAGCATTCCCACCGATGTTCTCGCAAAGGCTTTCCAGGTTGACCAAAATGTGATTTTTCAGCCGCTAGCTAAGTTCTAGACAGCCATTTGTAATACCAAATGGCTGCTAATGTCTGTGTATTTCTGTTCAACATTTTAAAGttgtaaaatcaaataataaatggtgAAAGTATATAATCTTTCACTTCCAAAGAAGATTGAAAGTGCTTAGAAACTGAGAACTAAACCATGCATGCGTTAAAGCTAAGAAAACTAAGGGTAAGGTTGAAAAACTATAAATGCAGATaaaaatgcttgatttctAGTTTCGAGGACCCTTTCATCCTCctttaaatcttgcatttatGCTAGGATGAAGGCTTAATACGAGCTTGCATATGTAATTAACTTGCAGTGGGACACTCTTCCACTTACCCGAAAATGCTGAACATGAATTGATAACAGCCCATTATCTCCTAAAGGTAAACGTACAATAAGTGAATGGATATATATCaagtaagattttttatgACATCCAATTAGATCGTAAACTCTGTCCAACCTTGCCTTACCTTACTTACCTCACATTCCTTAGCCTTTGCCtgaaatatattttctaaTAAACAGAGAGAAGAATGACCCATTACTTGTTAAAATTTCAAGCTTATCCGAAATTGCTGAACATGAATTGATAACCGCCCATTATCTCCTAAAGGTAAACGTACAATAGGAGAATGGATATAATTTTTTAGCATTTGCTTGAAATATAGTTTCTAATAAACAGAAGAATGACCCattacttttacttttaactTCGGTCAAGGCTAAAACTTGTTAAAATTTCAAGCTTTTCAAGCTTATACGTGTGAACTTCAATCATGATTGACAATATTCCCAAAAAGGTCAAGATTTTCAAACTCAacaatttgtaaatttcaACAAGTTTATAGCCTTCAAACCCTAGCCATATACAAAATTCAATCAAGATATAAAAGCTCAGATCTTAGCTTAACAATTCTCTAAATTTGGATATACATCATATGCtaagaaatatatatgaatatatccAAATATTTGGCTTATTGATTGATAAATGATTTTCCTACTTAAAATAGCAagatttgaattctctttcctcgattttaaatatatatatatattaatagaCTTATTAGAAGTGGAAAGTTAGAGACAAGAGGGCACAAGAGAATTTGATACACCTTTTAATAGAAAAGATCGgtagaattaatttaataaaaggaaaatttggCTTAACTATATGGTGGCTTCTTCAATTctacaaacaaataaattgaaatcAGCTGTAAACGTCAATGAAAGGGAACACCAGAATCTGTCCAAACGAAAAAAGGGTTGTTTTACAAAGGCCAATTGAATCTTGATCCAGGTTATTAAGATCATATTCTAACAAATTTCTACAGAATTAAACACTAACGATTATATATTCTCTTTTAAAAGTAAAGATCACTTCATTAACATATTGACGAAAGCAATAAGTACATAAAATGTGAACGTCATcgtaaaacaaaataatttttcaaacaatcaaatttataaatataactAATAGTTAATATCAGATTTTGCATTAATTGAATATCAAATTTAATAGGATCATTTGTCAACTTATTAATAATCTAAAACATACAGTGAATTTGCCGTCTTcctaattgaatttttaaaattttaatatgtaatataattatacaaGAAATGAATCTTGCAAATGGATGATAGCTAACAGGTATCTCTCTCCTCCGTCTGATCACTATAAAAGGAGAAGCACTGCTTTTTCCTTGCACCGAGCAATATTTGTTGCAAATGGCTGCCAAAACCCTGTTTAGAGCACTCCTTGCTCTAACTTGCTTCGTTGCATTTGCATCTGCTCAGAATGGATTTGAATCTGGTCAGAGTGCATTTGCATCTGGTCAGAGAAATAGTGCTGTTCATAAATCAGTAGATGATTATAAATCAGATAGTGAAGAtgtatctttaaaaccaaagcAAATCATCGAAACTGATGACAGAGGTAGTGCTGCAATATCTGATGATCATATTAATGATCATAGAGTTGGTGCTgttccaaatcaatcctatCGTAGACATAGTCcgcatcaaaattttcaccagGCAGCTGATCCCAAACACCAACCAAAGGAAGGTACATCTGcaatttggttttgtttcttttttttttcctttattaatggatgaatatatattaatattggTTTATGGTTTTGTGCTGCTAGGCTAGCCATTGATGAGTGTATTGTTCCAATCCTAGCAATATTACCAGTGATCATCTCGCCAAGGCTGCCAAGGATTTGAGTTATCTGCTACAAGCAAACTTCAATAAGGGTCTTTATTTGTTTGTTCTAAAATGTCAAATTTCCTCTCTTTACTCTAATTTGAGCTTGTGATTACTTTATGCTATATTGAACGGAGTGTTCTTATGTGTGTGTCATATGACGTTTTAGTAGAAATGTGTGTGCAATGGGATTTTGTATCATTGTATTGGAATAAAAGAAGGTGTTTATTGTCTAATCTTTGGCGTATCAAGTACTTGAAATATTTGCAACAGTTATATTGCTCTCTCAGGTGCATTGTCTTTGTGATGAAATGCACTCCAACTCCAATAATAACAATGCAAAGCAATAACTATCCAAAGGTCAAGAATGATGATCTTAAGTGCTAGCTACGTCCATTTGAATTGTCTATATAAAGGCTAAGGCAGCTTCGGCAAATTTGCTTATATTTCCTCCAAACTTCCAAGAACTTGCATCCCTCTTAGTTTCTTCCTTTCATccaacacacacacacacaaataATATTATCATGTTAATGgtcttttaatgaaattttatactGTCGTTATtatcatataattattgagaTTATTGAGCTGATGAGATTTTGGATGGTTTTGATTGATCACTTTAGTTCATCTGCGCAGACCATTAGTTTGTTAAATCCTAAAAGTAATATATCAATATTGCACCTTGCTAATTGTCCTTTAGACAATATTTGGAGGGGACAATTTTAAAGACAGTGATTCCTATCATGCTTACGATTTAAAGATAAGTTGAGACAGTTAGCAAATAAGATGACCTCATTCAATTGATGATTTTACAAGATTTAAAGTTCTAAAACAGTTGAGAACTAAATTAGCtatgaattatttaaagcTAATTAAGAAAACTATATAAAGTAAACAT
It includes:
- the LOC18595064 gene encoding putative germin-like protein 2-1 isoform X2, whose translation is MLPSSKMFTRIVFVLTCCLALASVHSTPLQDFCVADPNSKGTAFVVNGLACKDSKLVVAEEFHLTGLHLTGNTSNPFGFKATPVTVAQLPGLNALGISMVRLDFAPWGLNPPHTHPRASEMLTVLEGTLEVGFITSNPENQLFKKVLNKGDVFVFPMGLIHFQRNVGYGNAVAVGALNSESPGVITIANSVFGSNPSIPTDVLAKAFQVDQNVIFQPLAKF
- the LOC18595065 gene encoding putative germin-like protein 2-1, with amino-acid sequence MAAKTLFRALLALTCFVAFASAQNGFESGQSAFASGQRNSAVHKSVDDYKSDSEDVSLKPKQIIETDDRGSAAISDDHINDHRVGAVPNQSYRRHSPHQNFHQAADPKHQPKEGTLEVGFITSNPVNQLFKKVLNNGDVFVFPMGLIHVQRNVGYGKDVAVGALNSESPGVITIANSVFGSNPSIPSDVLGKAFQVDQNVIFQLLAKF
- the LOC18595064 gene encoding putative germin-like protein 2-1 isoform X1 — its product is MLPSSKMFTRIVFVLTCCLALASVHSTPLQDFCVADPNSKVVVNGLACKDSKLVVAEEFHLTGLHLTGNTSNPFGFKATPVTVAQLPGLNALGISMVRLDFAPWGLNPPHTHPRASEMLTVLEGTLEVGFITSNPENQLFKKVLNKGDVFVFPMGLIHFQRNVGYGNAVAVGALNSESPGVITIANSVFGSNPSIPTDVLAKAFQVDQNVIFQPLAKF